The Desertifilum tharense IPPAS B-1220 nucleotide sequence AGCTTTGCAAGGCTTTCTGAATTTTGGCAATACAAAACTGAGTTTGGGCATAGGCATCGCCTGGGGCGTAAACGTTACCCTGTTCAGTAATAGGAGCGGTTCCCGATACGTAGATTTGCGATCCGACTCGCAAGGCGCGACAGTATCCGGCTTTGGTTTCCCAAGCAGTACCCGAAAAGGTGCGTTGAATCTCCATGCTGAGTTATCTCCTGGGTGCGATAATGTGCAAGCATTGGTTTCCCCCGCGCTGAAATTCATAGTCTACGGGTAAAATCTGGCATTGATAGCCCTGTTGTTCTAGGTGAGACAAGATGGGGGCGAGGTGGGGGGAAGGTTCGCCGGAAAGGGTGACTAAAGGAAAGATCCGCACCTGTTGGGCGATGCGACAGAGTTCCCGTACCGCTTCGAGATGGAAGGCGGCGGATAACTGGGCGGAATAGCTAAATAGCAGGTGGGAACAGAGGGCGAGATCGAAGGCGCGATCGCCAAAGGGTAAATTCGGTAATTCTGCCGCAATATAGCGACCTTGGGTTTTGCC carries:
- a CDS encoding RidA family protein, giving the protein MEIQRTFSGTAWETKAGYCRALRVGSQIYVSGTAPITEQGNVYAPGDAYAQTQFCIAKIQKALQSLGADLPNVVRIRLFVTDINRTEDYIKATQEAFGEHPPTNTLVGINALVDPQMLVEIEVDAICLE